In Salinisphaera sp. T31B1, the following are encoded in one genomic region:
- the fdhF gene encoding formate dehydrogenase subunit alpha gives MASVNPINYGTPERASDTQITLEIDGQSVTVPEGTSVMRAAIESGIDVPKLCASDMLEPFGSCRLCLVEIDGRKGYPASCTTQVAEGMKVATQTDKLNQIRRGVIELYMSDHAGSTKTPDDGVGDDELLGLARDLGVTENRYGKNGRNHQGAVVDDSNPYFDFDASRCIVCSRCVRACNETQGTFALTVDGRGFASMISAGTDSDNFLDSECVSCGACVQACPTEALVEKDVIEKGVPDRSVTTTCAYCGVGCSFNAELKGDDVVRMVPAKEGKANQGHSCVKGRFAWGYTNHPDRITKPMIRERITDPWREVSWDEAIGFSVDKINAIRDEYGRGALGAITSSRCTNEETYLVQKLARAVFRTNNVDTCARVCHSPTGYGLNSTFGTSAGTQDFVSVEQCDVILVIGANPTDAHPVFGSQMKRRLREGARLIVVDPRAIDLVRSPHVQADYHLQLKPGTNVALVNAMAHTILSEGLENRVFVEQRCDIDEYEGWREFILREENSPENTEQYTGVPASILREAARLYATGGNGAIYYGLGVTEHSQGSTMVMGMANLAMATGNIGRPGMGVNPLRGQNNVQGSCDMGSFPHELPGYRHVSDQSVRDIYEAEWGVAIDAEPGLRIPNMIDAATDGTFKALYVQGEDILQSDPNIKHIAAGLAAMECVIIQDIFLNETASYAHVFLPGSTFLEKDGTFTNAERRINRVRKIKTAPAGYADWEITQLLAQGLGYPMNYSHPSEIMDEIARTTPTFKGVNFDKIDALGSVQWPCNDDNPEGTPVMHVDNFVRGKGKFMLTPFQPTEERANRRFPLLLTTGRILSQYNVGAQTRRTANRLWHAEDWLEIHPSDAELRGIKDATLVAVASRMGETTLRAKVSERMTPGVVYTTFHFPETAANVVTTEFSDWATECPEYKVTAVEVRPCNTLSEWQQRYLDTRERQQQIEGDQPVRDPDSVAAGVGAGDSDWEPAE, from the coding sequence ATGGCATCTGTGAATCCGATCAACTACGGCACGCCCGAGCGCGCGTCCGATACCCAGATCACGCTTGAGATCGACGGCCAGTCGGTGACCGTGCCCGAGGGCACTTCGGTCATGCGGGCCGCCATCGAGTCCGGGATCGATGTGCCCAAGCTCTGTGCTTCGGACATGCTTGAACCGTTTGGCTCATGTCGGTTGTGTCTGGTGGAGATCGACGGCCGCAAGGGCTACCCGGCATCGTGCACCACCCAGGTCGCCGAGGGCATGAAGGTCGCCACTCAGACCGACAAGCTCAACCAGATTCGCCGCGGCGTGATCGAGCTCTACATGTCGGATCATGCTGGGTCGACCAAGACGCCGGATGACGGCGTGGGTGACGACGAATTGCTGGGGCTTGCCCGCGATCTCGGGGTCACCGAGAACCGCTACGGCAAGAACGGTCGAAACCATCAGGGCGCGGTCGTCGACGATTCCAATCCCTACTTCGATTTCGACGCCAGCCGCTGCATTGTGTGCTCGCGCTGTGTGCGGGCCTGCAACGAAACCCAGGGCACCTTCGCGCTCACCGTGGACGGCCGCGGCTTCGCTTCGATGATCAGCGCAGGTACCGACAGCGACAACTTCCTGGATTCGGAATGCGTGTCCTGCGGCGCGTGTGTGCAGGCCTGTCCGACCGAGGCGCTGGTCGAGAAGGATGTCATCGAGAAAGGCGTGCCCGATCGGTCGGTCACTACGACCTGTGCCTACTGCGGCGTAGGCTGTTCGTTCAACGCCGAGCTCAAGGGCGATGATGTCGTTCGCATGGTCCCGGCCAAGGAAGGCAAGGCAAACCAGGGCCATTCCTGTGTCAAGGGTCGTTTCGCCTGGGGCTATACCAACCATCCGGATCGCATCACCAAGCCCATGATCCGAGAACGGATCACCGATCCCTGGCGGGAGGTCAGCTGGGATGAGGCGATCGGTTTCTCGGTCGACAAGATCAATGCGATCCGCGACGAGTACGGGCGCGGGGCACTGGGCGCCATCACCTCGTCGCGGTGCACGAACGAAGAGACATATCTGGTCCAGAAGCTGGCACGGGCCGTGTTCCGGACCAACAACGTCGACACCTGCGCCCGGGTCTGTCACTCGCCGACCGGCTACGGGTTGAATTCCACCTTCGGCACGTCGGCCGGCACCCAGGATTTCGTGTCTGTCGAGCAATGCGACGTGATCCTGGTGATTGGCGCCAACCCCACCGATGCGCATCCGGTGTTCGGCTCGCAGATGAAACGCCGTCTGCGGGAAGGCGCACGCCTGATCGTCGTCGATCCACGTGCGATCGATCTGGTGCGGTCACCGCATGTCCAGGCCGACTATCACCTGCAGCTCAAGCCCGGCACGAACGTCGCGCTGGTCAATGCCATGGCGCATACCATTCTCAGTGAAGGGTTGGAGAACCGCGTATTCGTCGAGCAGCGCTGCGATATCGACGAGTACGAGGGCTGGCGCGAGTTCATCCTGCGCGAAGAGAACAGCCCAGAGAACACCGAGCAGTATACGGGCGTGCCCGCATCGATTCTGCGCGAAGCCGCTCGGCTTTACGCCACCGGCGGCAACGGTGCGATCTACTACGGCTTGGGCGTGACCGAGCACAGCCAGGGTTCGACCATGGTGATGGGCATGGCCAATCTGGCGATGGCCACCGGCAACATCGGCCGTCCCGGCATGGGTGTGAACCCGCTGCGCGGTCAGAACAACGTGCAGGGCTCCTGCGACATGGGCTCGTTCCCGCACGAACTGCCCGGCTATCGGCATGTCTCCGACCAGAGCGTTCGAGATATCTACGAGGCGGAGTGGGGCGTGGCCATCGATGCGGAGCCGGGGCTGCGCATCCCCAACATGATCGACGCCGCCACCGACGGCACGTTCAAGGCGCTGTATGTACAGGGCGAGGATATTCTCCAGTCCGATCCCAACATCAAGCATATCGCCGCGGGCCTGGCGGCCATGGAATGCGTGATCATTCAGGATATTTTTCTGAACGAAACCGCCAGCTACGCTCATGTGTTCCTGCCGGGCTCAACGTTCCTTGAAAAGGACGGCACGTTCACCAACGCCGAGCGGCGTATCAATCGGGTGCGCAAGATCAAGACCGCACCCGCCGGCTATGCCGACTGGGAGATCACCCAGTTGCTGGCCCAGGGGCTGGGTTATCCCATGAATTACAGCCATCCGTCCGAGATCATGGATGAGATCGCACGCACCACCCCGACCTTCAAGGGTGTGAACTTCGACAAGATCGACGCACTGGGCAGCGTGCAATGGCCGTGCAACGACGACAACCCGGAAGGTACGCCGGTGATGCACGTGGACAATTTTGTGCGCGGGAAGGGCAAATTCATGCTCACGCCGTTCCAGCCGACCGAGGAGCGCGCGAACCGCCGTTTCCCGCTGCTGTTGACCACGGGTCGCATCCTGTCTCAGTACAACGTGGGTGCCCAGACCCGACGGACCGCCAATCGTTTGTGGCATGCCGAAGACTGGCTTGAGATCCATCCATCCGACGCCGAACTGCGAGGGATCAAGGACGCCACCCTCGTGGCGGTCGCCTCGCGTATGGGTGAAACCACTCTGCGTGCCAAGGTCAGCGAGCGCATGACGCCGGGCGTGGTCTATACCACCTTCCATTTTCCGGAGACCGCGGCCAACGTCGTGACCACCGAATTCTCCGACTGGGCCACCGAATGCCCGGAGTACAAGGTCACGGCCGTTGAAGTGCGCCCGTGCAACACGTTGTCCGAGTGGCAGCAGCGTTATCTGGACACGCGTGAACGCCAGCAGCAGATCGAGGGCGATCAGCCGGTACGCGACCCGGACAGCGTCGCGGCCGGCGTGGGCGCAGGCGACTCGGATTGGGAGCCAGCCGAGTAG
- a CDS encoding NADH-ubiquinone oxidoreductase-F iron-sulfur binding region domain-containing protein, which yields MKYFVSKDSAAVSIGAEETAAAIARADGAEVVRTGSRGFYWLEPLVEIEHEGRRVGFGPVQADEAGAVLTAVEAGDFESHTAYVGDIDTLLREQGQRRLTFARCGVIDPLDWPAFVAHGGSAGLRAALANSGQAIVDSVKESSLRGRGGAGFPTGIKWQTVHDAPGSPKYVVCNADEGDSGTYADRMIMEGDPFTLFEGMAIAGIAVGAEHGYIYLRSEYPDAERTLRAALEVARAEGMLGDDVFGSGKAFDIQVRIGAGAYICGEETSLLESLEGKRGLVRFKPPLPAIQGFMGQPTVINNVITLSSVPAIMAQGAANYQDLGINKSRGTLTIQLCGNVARPGLYEMPFGVTLDHLINAIGGGTASGRPVRAVQVGGPLGAYVPVAHLDTELGYEEMAEVKAMIGHGGVVVFDDTVDMAQQARFAMEFCDIESCGKCTPCRVGSVRAQEVIDRIIEARDTDADIALLRELCDTMINGSLCAHGGMAPFPVLSALNHFPQDFGVAEPAVTA from the coding sequence ATGAAATACTTCGTGTCCAAGGACAGTGCGGCGGTTTCCATCGGCGCCGAGGAAACGGCGGCGGCCATCGCACGTGCCGACGGCGCTGAAGTGGTGCGTACCGGCTCACGCGGGTTCTATTGGCTCGAGCCGCTCGTCGAGATCGAGCACGAAGGCCGTCGTGTCGGCTTCGGCCCGGTCCAGGCCGACGAGGCAGGTGCAGTGCTTACTGCCGTCGAAGCCGGCGACTTCGAGTCGCATACGGCCTATGTGGGCGACATCGATACGCTGTTGCGCGAGCAGGGTCAGCGCCGTTTGACGTTCGCCCGCTGCGGCGTGATCGACCCGCTGGACTGGCCGGCGTTCGTGGCGCATGGCGGATCGGCGGGGCTGCGTGCCGCGCTGGCCAACAGCGGTCAGGCGATCGTGGATTCGGTCAAGGAGTCCAGCCTGCGCGGACGCGGTGGCGCCGGCTTCCCCACCGGTATCAAGTGGCAGACGGTGCACGATGCGCCGGGCTCGCCCAAATATGTCGTATGCAACGCCGACGAGGGTGACTCGGGCACCTATGCCGATCGCATGATCATGGAAGGCGACCCATTCACCCTGTTCGAGGGTATGGCGATAGCGGGTATCGCGGTGGGCGCCGAGCACGGCTATATCTATCTGCGCTCGGAGTATCCCGACGCCGAACGCACGCTCAGGGCTGCGCTCGAAGTCGCGCGTGCCGAGGGCATGCTCGGCGACGATGTGTTCGGCTCCGGCAAGGCGTTCGATATACAGGTGCGTATCGGCGCCGGCGCATATATCTGCGGGGAGGAGACCTCGCTGCTGGAATCGCTGGAGGGCAAGCGTGGGTTGGTGCGCTTCAAACCGCCGTTGCCGGCCATTCAGGGATTCATGGGCCAGCCCACGGTCATCAACAACGTCATCACGCTGTCCAGCGTCCCGGCCATCATGGCTCAGGGCGCGGCCAATTATCAGGATCTGGGCATCAACAAGTCGCGCGGGACGCTGACCATTCAGCTCTGCGGCAATGTAGCCAGGCCCGGGCTCTACGAAATGCCGTTCGGCGTGACGCTCGATCATCTGATCAACGCGATCGGCGGCGGCACGGCCAGTGGTCGTCCGGTGCGTGCAGTTCAGGTCGGCGGGCCGTTGGGCGCCTATGTGCCCGTGGCCCATCTGGATACGGAGCTGGGCTATGAAGAGATGGCCGAGGTCAAGGCGATGATCGGCCATGGCGGCGTTGTGGTCTTCGACGATACGGTCGATATGGCCCAGCAGGCGCGTTTCGCCATGGAGTTCTGCGATATCGAATCCTGTGGTAAGTGCACGCCCTGTCGCGTGGGTTCGGTGCGCGCACAGGAAGTCATCGATCGCATCATCGAAGCCCGTGATACCGATGCCGATATCGCGCTGTTGCGCGAGCTGTGCGACACCATGATCAACGGTTCGCTGTGCGCGCACGGCGGCATGGCGCCGTTCCCCGTGCTCTCGGCGCTCAACCATTTCCCGCAGGATTTCGGCGTGGCCGAGCCCGCCGTCACCGCCTAG
- a CDS encoding NAD(P)H-dependent oxidoreductase subunit E yields the protein MARSNGKVDPQVAAICAIHAASNGPLLPILHDVQAHYGHVPDDAIQQIADELNLSRAEVYGVVTFYHDFHRKPQATHTLKVCRAEACQSVGGREVWSAASTASQANADVALEAVYCLGNCACAPSVQLDGRTIGRMSPERVAGLFSGQRAGAPS from the coding sequence ATGGCGAGGAGTAACGGCAAGGTCGATCCGCAGGTCGCGGCGATCTGTGCGATCCATGCGGCCAGCAATGGTCCGCTGCTGCCGATTCTGCACGACGTGCAGGCGCATTACGGCCATGTGCCCGATGACGCGATCCAGCAGATTGCCGACGAGCTGAATCTGTCGCGCGCCGAGGTCTATGGCGTGGTGACGTTCTATCACGATTTCCATCGCAAGCCACAGGCGACGCATACCCTCAAGGTCTGTCGTGCCGAGGCATGTCAGTCGGTCGGCGGGCGCGAGGTCTGGTCGGCGGCCAGTACGGCCTCGCAGGCCAACGCCGACGTGGCGCTGGAGGCTGTCTACTGTCTGGGCAACTGTGCCTGCGCGCCGTCTGTCCAGCTGGACGGTCGCACCATCGGGCGCATGAGCCCCGAGCGAGTTGCTGGCTTGTTCAGCGGTCAGCGCGCGGGGGCCCCGTCATGA
- a CDS encoding type III pantothenate kinase, with protein sequence MNLLVDIGNTRVKWGLARDGVLADTGAIWREGSPDWTSALPQADIRAIYVATVAHDSALEALTGFARRSGLALHRVTSQARSGDLVNGYAEPERLGVDRWMACIAAQARGQGTVLVADVGTALTLDWVDADGAHGGGLIAPGVNSMRVALRRATQLRPTHTPDEHAWLARDTDSAIAAGTLRCAIALLDAAAAELLPERLLLTGGEATLVAPRLARPWQVAPHLVLEGLAVHAERASRAGHVVAERSE encoded by the coding sequence GTGAATCTGCTGGTCGATATCGGCAACACACGGGTGAAATGGGGCCTGGCGCGGGATGGTGTGCTGGCCGATACCGGCGCGATCTGGCGTGAAGGCTCACCGGACTGGACGTCCGCGTTGCCCCAGGCCGATATTCGCGCGATCTATGTCGCCACGGTGGCTCACGACAGCGCGCTCGAAGCGCTGACCGGGTTCGCCCGGCGCTCGGGGCTGGCGCTCCATCGGGTCACCAGCCAGGCCCGCTCGGGTGATCTGGTCAACGGCTATGCCGAGCCCGAGCGTTTGGGCGTCGACCGCTGGATGGCCTGCATCGCCGCACAGGCGCGCGGCCAGGGCACGGTGCTGGTCGCCGATGTCGGCACGGCACTCACCCTCGACTGGGTGGACGCCGACGGCGCGCATGGCGGGGGCCTGATCGCGCCGGGCGTGAACAGCATGCGGGTGGCGCTGCGCCGGGCGACCCAGCTGCGTCCGACGCATACGCCCGACGAGCATGCCTGGTTGGCTCGCGATACCGACAGCGCGATCGCCGCGGGCACGCTGCGCTGCGCGATCGCGTTGCTGGACGCGGCTGCAGCCGAACTCCTCCCCGAGCGGCTGCTGTTGACAGGCGGCGAGGCGACCCTGGTCGCGCCGCGACTGGCTCGGCCCTGGCAAGTCGCCCCCCATCTGGTGCTCGAAGGTCTGGCCGTGCACGCCGAGCGGGCATCGCGGGCTGGCCATGTCGTCGCCGAGCGTTCAGAATAA
- a CDS encoding biotin--[acetyl-CoA-carboxylase] ligase — protein MTVASLVRLLADGQWHAGPALAAHLGVSRAAVSARVADLRAMGLDIYSVAGRGYRLRMPIELLDATRIRRGLSGACAAALDELVVAERLDSTNAELARRPGGVTRACLAEYQSAGRGRAQRAWASPFAANLYLSVAREMHAAPAALGALSLAVGARVAEALEALGATDIALKWPNDLWAGERKLGGILIEHRGEVGGGARLIVGLGLNVAMEPAQASAIDQPWTRLADHCEVLPERNRLAAAMLEAVLTAMIEFEADGFAVFRERWATYDRVRDRPVRVIEARGERQGVARGIADDGALRVEIDGQMVAVYSGDVSLRVAS, from the coding sequence ATGACCGTCGCGAGCCTGGTGAGGCTGCTGGCCGACGGACAATGGCATGCCGGGCCGGCGCTGGCAGCGCACCTGGGCGTCAGCCGGGCCGCCGTATCGGCGCGGGTCGCCGATCTGCGCGCCATGGGTCTGGATATCTATTCGGTGGCCGGGCGGGGCTATCGGCTGCGGATGCCGATCGAACTGCTCGATGCCACGCGTATCCGGCGTGGGTTGAGCGGCGCCTGCGCTGCCGCACTCGATGAGCTGGTGGTCGCCGAACGGCTGGACTCGACCAACGCGGAACTGGCCCGGCGGCCGGGCGGGGTCACGCGGGCGTGTCTGGCCGAGTACCAGTCGGCTGGACGGGGGCGCGCTCAGCGTGCCTGGGCCTCGCCGTTCGCGGCGAATCTCTATCTGTCGGTGGCGCGTGAGATGCACGCCGCGCCGGCCGCGCTCGGCGCGTTGAGCCTGGCGGTAGGCGCCCGCGTCGCCGAGGCGCTGGAAGCCCTGGGCGCGACCGACATCGCGCTCAAGTGGCCGAACGATCTGTGGGCCGGCGAGCGCAAGCTCGGCGGCATTCTCATAGAACACCGCGGCGAGGTGGGCGGCGGCGCGCGGCTGATCGTCGGTCTGGGCTTGAACGTGGCCATGGAGCCGGCCCAGGCGAGCGCTATCGATCAACCCTGGACGCGGCTGGCCGATCACTGCGAGGTTCTGCCCGAGCGCAATCGCCTGGCCGCGGCGATGCTCGAGGCCGTGCTGACCGCGATGATCGAATTCGAAGCAGATGGCTTTGCGGTGTTCCGTGAGCGCTGGGCGACATACGATCGTGTACGTGACCGGCCGGTGCGCGTCATCGAGGCGCGTGGCGAACGGCAGGGGGTGGCCCGCGGCATCGCCGACGACGGCGCGCTACGGGTCGAGATCGACGGCCAAATGGTTGCGGTCTATTCGGGCGATGTGAGCCTGCGGGTGGCCTCGTGA
- the plsY gene encoding glycerol-3-phosphate 1-O-acyltransferase PlsY: MHTLLVAFVIAGAYLIGSLSGSLLLARAFGQADPRTLGSGNAGATNALRTGGRGFGGAVLVFDLVKGMVAGGLLPLIAGVSPAVALACGAAAVIGHVYPVFFGFRGGKGAATLIGVLLVLLPGALLVGFAVWVTTLVASGFVGLATMLGMLAVALAVLVAPAATVAAKWFVVAMTVVIVYTHRENIRRMRAGNENRFARAMLRRRR; encoded by the coding sequence ATGCATACGCTGCTCGTCGCGTTCGTGATTGCGGGCGCTTATCTGATCGGCTCCCTGTCGGGAAGCCTGCTGCTGGCGCGCGCCTTCGGTCAGGCCGATCCGCGTACGCTGGGCAGCGGCAACGCCGGCGCGACCAACGCGTTGCGGACCGGCGGCCGCGGCTTCGGTGGGGCCGTACTGGTGTTCGATCTGGTCAAGGGCATGGTTGCCGGCGGGCTGCTCCCGTTGATTGCGGGTGTTTCCCCGGCGGTGGCACTGGCCTGCGGGGCGGCGGCGGTGATCGGCCATGTCTACCCGGTGTTTTTCGGCTTTCGTGGCGGTAAGGGCGCCGCTACGCTGATCGGTGTCCTGCTCGTGCTCCTGCCCGGCGCACTGCTGGTCGGGTTCGCGGTATGGGTGACTACGCTCGTGGCCAGCGGGTTCGTCGGCCTGGCGACGATGCTCGGCATGCTGGCCGTGGCCTTGGCCGTGCTGGTCGCGCCGGCGGCTACGGTGGCGGCGAAGTGGTTCGTCGTGGCAATGACGGTCGTGATCGTCTACACCCACCGCGAGAACATACGGCGTATGCGGGCGGGCAACGAGAATCGGTTCGCTCGGGCCATGCTGCGGCGGCGTCGATGA
- a CDS encoding AMP-binding protein → MTFHSPDHWVAPDAADTLCALFAARVAASPDAPAYRFYSPRRHEWIELSWRQAGDRVAAWRAVLIAQGIRHGDRVAIMLRNSPEWLCVDQAVMSLGAITVGLFCADTPAANARLIHHSGARLLIAVKAHWVHRIVAADRCPELEGALVFTGEPGDEARIRSADTALAAAQGRIDHGCDVGAGDLASLVYTSGSSGRAKGAMLTHANLLSNAHACAAALPIIEDEHALSYVPLPHSYERVVNAYRAMITGGTITFCRHPRFLGLTLARTPVTTLVGVPRVYERFYVELGRWLARRPRWLQRLVRFTIDLGESVHERRQGRTRRHLRHLLWPILERLVARRCLSLFGADMQVAISGAAALPYPVARTLVGLGVPVLQGYGLTEAGPVVSVNRIHDNELDSVGIVLDGVETKIGPDNELLVRGPGVMRGYWRDEQATDKTISAGGWLHTGDKVSRLDKKRLYLTGRMKEVIVMTTGEKASPEPIEQALCLDELVERAVVVGEARPVLAAIVSCPADVLVPVMRRLSLDPAAPASLASSRLENFFIERFARLLAAYPAHAQIRRVAITTDRWSQDNGLVTATDKTRRRRVARCYARDINRLYGRRAPGEKTDVSQNTNLG, encoded by the coding sequence ATGACGTTTCACAGCCCTGATCACTGGGTCGCACCGGACGCGGCCGATACGCTGTGCGCGCTGTTCGCCGCGCGGGTAGCGGCCAGCCCGGATGCTCCGGCCTATCGATTCTATTCGCCGCGGCGGCACGAGTGGATCGAACTGAGCTGGCGTCAGGCCGGCGACCGCGTAGCGGCCTGGCGCGCGGTGCTGATCGCCCAAGGTATCCGCCACGGCGATCGCGTGGCCATCATGCTGCGCAACAGTCCGGAGTGGCTGTGCGTCGATCAGGCGGTGATGTCGCTGGGAGCGATCACCGTCGGTTTGTTCTGTGCCGATACCCCCGCCGCCAACGCGCGCCTCATCCACCACAGCGGCGCGCGACTGCTGATCGCGGTCAAGGCGCACTGGGTACATCGGATCGTGGCCGCCGACCGTTGTCCCGAGCTGGAGGGCGCTTTGGTGTTCACCGGCGAGCCCGGCGACGAAGCGCGTATCCGCAGTGCGGATACGGCCCTGGCCGCCGCACAGGGGCGGATTGACCACGGCTGCGATGTCGGCGCCGGGGATCTGGCGAGCCTGGTCTATACCTCCGGCTCGTCTGGGCGCGCCAAGGGTGCGATGCTCACCCATGCCAACCTGTTGTCCAACGCGCATGCCTGTGCGGCGGCGCTGCCGATCATCGAAGACGAGCATGCGTTGTCGTATGTGCCGCTTCCGCACAGCTACGAGCGGGTGGTCAACGCCTATCGGGCGATGATCACTGGCGGCACGATCACGTTCTGCCGGCATCCTCGGTTTCTGGGGTTGACGCTGGCGCGTACGCCGGTGACGACACTGGTCGGCGTACCGCGGGTCTATGAACGGTTCTATGTTGAGCTCGGCCGATGGCTGGCGCGTCGACCTCGATGGCTGCAGCGTCTGGTGCGGTTCACCATCGACCTGGGCGAATCGGTGCACGAGCGGCGCCAGGGCCGCACGCGCCGGCATCTGCGGCATCTGCTGTGGCCGATCCTGGAGCGCCTGGTTGCGCGGCGGTGTCTGAGCCTGTTCGGGGCCGATATGCAGGTCGCGATCTCGGGAGCGGCGGCGCTGCCTTACCCGGTGGCACGCACGCTGGTCGGTCTGGGGGTGCCGGTGCTGCAGGGCTACGGGCTGACCGAAGCCGGGCCGGTGGTCAGCGTCAATCGAATCCACGACAACGAACTCGACAGTGTCGGTATCGTGCTCGACGGTGTCGAGACCAAGATCGGACCGGACAATGAGCTGCTGGTGCGCGGGCCGGGCGTGATGCGCGGCTACTGGCGCGACGAACAGGCCACCGACAAGACGATCTCGGCCGGGGGGTGGCTGCATACCGGCGACAAGGTCAGCCGGCTGGACAAGAAGCGGCTGTATCTGACCGGCCGTATGAAGGAGGTCATCGTGATGACCACGGGCGAGAAAGCGTCGCCCGAGCCGATCGAGCAGGCGTTATGCCTGGACGAGCTGGTCGAACGGGCGGTGGTCGTCGGCGAGGCGCGCCCGGTGCTGGCGGCGATCGTGAGCTGTCCGGCCGATGTGCTTGTGCCGGTGATGCGGCGACTGTCACTGGACCCGGCCGCGCCGGCGAGTCTGGCCAGCAGCCGGCTGGAGAACTTCTTCATCGAGCGTTTTGCCCGCCTGCTGGCCGCCTACCCGGCCCATGCACAGATTCGGCGGGTCGCAATCACCACCGACCGCTGGAGCCAGGACAACGGCCTGGTCACGGCCACCGACAAGACCCGGCGCCGGCGCGTGGCGCGCTGTTATGCTCGCGATATCAACCGCCTGTACGGGCGGCGTGCGCCGGGGGAGAAGACCGACGTGTCGCAGAACACGAATCTGGGGTAG
- a CDS encoding PDZ domain-containing protein: protein MATVEYTVTPVNAAAHRFRVEMRAEVRAGRPLRLNLATWIPGSYVIRDFARHLLSIEAYCDGGAVAVDPVSRQAWTCTPSGTRLTVICEFHARDESVRAAFLDDRRGFFNFTSLALRAEAMGNAPCAVTIEPPTGIDDWQLVTTLAAESVDARGFGRYVAASYWDLIDHPVAMGRAIERVDFEVRGVPHAFVLLGHHDADTRRLAVDLAAVCEAQAAVFDALPAGQYLFFAQVTPKGFGGLEHRESSVLQVPRDALPSAVADAATRREAYETLLGLCSHEYFHLWNVKRIRPAAVAASDLAEEAYFDDLWAYEGVTSYYDDLGLVRAGLLSEQGYLDRLAKLATRIDRTPGRHRQSLAQSSFDAWLKFYRPDENTPNAVVSYYGKGAQLALALDHKLRVETGERITLDDVMRQIWLDYGQYDRPVPEHGLAAIAGQLSGLALDDFFERHLHTTAEAPWADWLADFGLVASCAPAGDDAAVLLGRLGVRLGSELLPRVQNVLDDTPARAAGLAAGDRLVAFDELEVGTGLAGRLARYPAGAAVRVHLFRGDELLVRTLTLGDAAAPVWQLSIDESADPAAHARRARWLHHDVSQP from the coding sequence ATGGCAACAGTCGAATACACCGTGACGCCCGTGAACGCGGCGGCGCATCGGTTCCGGGTCGAGATGCGCGCAGAGGTGCGCGCTGGCCGGCCGTTGCGTCTGAATCTCGCGACCTGGATTCCCGGCAGCTACGTGATCCGCGATTTCGCCCGCCACCTGCTGTCTATCGAGGCGTACTGCGACGGGGGGGCGGTAGCCGTTGACCCGGTGTCGCGTCAGGCCTGGACGTGCACGCCGTCGGGGACACGGCTGACCGTGATCTGCGAGTTCCATGCCCGCGACGAATCGGTCCGGGCGGCGTTCCTTGACGACCGGCGTGGATTTTTCAATTTCACATCGCTGGCGCTTAGGGCGGAGGCCATGGGCAATGCCCCCTGTGCGGTCACGATCGAGCCGCCGACGGGCATCGACGACTGGCAACTGGTGACCACGCTGGCCGCCGAGTCGGTCGATGCGCGCGGTTTCGGACGCTACGTGGCCGCCAGCTACTGGGATCTGATCGATCATCCCGTAGCCATGGGGCGTGCGATCGAGCGGGTCGATTTCGAGGTGCGCGGGGTGCCCCACGCGTTCGTGCTTCTGGGTCACCACGATGCCGACACCCGTCGTCTGGCTGTCGATCTGGCCGCGGTCTGCGAAGCACAGGCAGCCGTATTCGATGCGTTGCCGGCCGGTCAATACCTGTTCTTCGCGCAGGTCACGCCGAAGGGGTTCGGTGGGCTCGAGCATCGCGAATCGAGCGTGCTTCAGGTCCCGCGCGATGCGCTGCCCAGTGCCGTGGCCGATGCGGCCACGCGCCGCGAGGCCTATGAGACGCTGCTCGGGCTGTGCAGCCACGAATACTTCCATCTCTGGAACGTCAAGCGGATACGTCCGGCCGCGGTCGCGGCAAGCGATCTGGCCGAAGAGGCCTATTTCGACGATCTCTGGGCCTATGAAGGGGTGACGTCCTACTACGACGATCTGGGGCTGGTGCGTGCCGGGCTGCTCAGCGAGCAGGGGTACCTCGACCGGTTGGCCAAACTCGCCACCCGGATCGATCGAACTCCAGGCCGTCACCGTCAGAGTCTGGCGCAATCCAGCTTCGATGCCTGGCTGAAGTTCTATCGTCCCGACGAGAACACGCCCAACGCGGTGGTCAGCTATTACGGCAAGGGTGCCCAGTTGGCGCTGGCGCTGGATCACAAGCTGCGTGTCGAGACCGGCGAGCGCATCACCCTCGACGACGTGATGCGACAGATCTGGCTCGATTACGGTCAGTACGACCGGCCCGTGCCCGAGCACGGCCTGGCGGCGATCGCCGGTCAGCTGAGTGGACTGGCACTGGATGATTTCTTCGAACGTCATCTGCATACCACTGCCGAAGCGCCCTGGGCCGACTGGCTCGCCGACTTCGGCCTCGTCGCCTCGTGCGCGCCCGCCGGCGACGACGCGGCCGTGCTGCTGGGGCGGCTGGGCGTCCGGCTGGGCTCGGAGTTGCTGCCGCGGGTGCAGAACGTGCTGGACGACACGCCCGCCCGGGCCGCGGGCTTGGCGGCAGGCGATCGCCTGGTCGCCTTCGACGAACTGGAAGTCGGGACCGGCCTGGCTGGCCGACTCGCCCGGTATCCGGCCGGGGCGGCGGTTCGCGTGCATCTGTTCCGCGGCGACGAGCTGCTGGTGCGCACTCTCACGCTGGGCGACGCGGCGGCTCCGGTCTGGCAGCTGAGCATCGACGAATCCGCCGACCCGGCGGCCCATGCGCGGCGAGCGCGCTGGTTGCACCATGACGTTTCACAGCCCTGA